AACAAGCAGCCCGCTGCCGACGACGATACTGATAGCCAGGCCGATCGCTTCGCCGATCGTCAGCGTTTTTGCGAGCTCGGATGACGATGTACTCACCTTGGTTTCTCCTCACGCGGGTGCGCGCGCATGTTGTGCGTGGTTCATGAATGTGCTGGGTGTCGAGCGGTAGAGGCAGAAATGCAGCACTCTTGAGCCAGAAGCATGTGGCTTCCGGGATCAGCATACTGCATCTCTGTGTTGGCGACCATCAGCGCTTAGTGGAGGGCGATAATGTAGAGGCATCCTTCTGGCCCGGCCACCGAGGAGTGCAGGGTGCCTTTGGGCAGCAAGAGCCGATCGCCGGGGCCGCATTGCTCCGAGCGATCACCGACGGTGAACGTGATCTGCCCTTTGATGATCAGCAGGGTTTCATCCGTCGGATGTGTATGTGTCGGGTGTTCTCGCCCAGGCGTGTCGCGCTGGACCTCAACCGAGCCGGTCGGCGGCAGCAGCTCCATCACAGCTTCTTCAAGGCTGAGGCTGGAGCCGCGAACAATCTGCGCTTGCGCAAATGTCGGCTGCATAGAGGGTCTCTCCTGTAGCTGGGTTAGTGCTTGAAAGGACATTCGGTAAACTCAGTGCTGTTATCGTCCGGCAAGAAGTACTGCTTCCACTCGTTATTGTTGGGATCGCCGTACGCGCCTAGCCCTGGATACGGCGTGATGGTATCGTATTTCACGATACGCTCGCGGATGGAGCGCCGCGCTTTTTCGCCCTTCGGTGTGTTGCCCAATCCTTCAAAAACCCAGCGCGGCTGGAAGGTGATCATAAAGCCTTTGCTGCTGCGGCTGCGGCGCTGTGTGTGAGCCGGGGTATTGCACACGACGAACATCGGATCGCCGTTGAAGCAGAATTCCCAGAGCGCTTCCTGGGTGTCGATCGGAATATCAACAGGCCACAGCGCAGGATCGTGCTCGTGTAGGAACTGGATCACATGCCAAAAGTCCTGGCGATACTCCTCGATCGGCTTGATGGCTGCCTGTGGCTTGAAGAGCGCGACGAGCGATGTCATGCGGCTGAGCGAGCGATAGATGCCGGTGTACTCGACGAGCGAGTTCTTCAGCGTGTATAAACTTTCGTCGTGGTAGGGGTCTTCGAGAAATACAAACCGGAGGTTGTCCTGCTTGAGCGCCTCGACTCCAAAGATACACGGAAACAGCCTTTCCGTTGAAAGAAGGTCGTTTTGGAATGCGTGAAAGGTGTCTTGAGCCCAGGGGGGTAGTTTGGAATCGACGATTCCTTGTCTAATTTCTTCGGCAGATACGATCAGTCCCAGGGCTGTTGCGTCGCTATGCACGGACGTAACTGGGGCTTCAGCCATGAAGGCTACTCCTTGTTGTATAGGGCTGGTAGGCGGTATTTAGATCTTTTATACTAAACGTAAATCTGATTGTCAATAGCCATTTACATATCGAACGAAAGATCGACTACCCCGGCTATCGCCCGGTTTTGTGGTATGATGATCTGTTGTTATGTGGTATATTCTTCACTAAATAGATTAGAACATTTGTTTTATCGTTAAATCCGGGAGCAATGATATGTATTACGATGATGATACGCCGTCGGGCGCTGGTTGCTTCAGCGGTGCGGCGATTCTGGCGCTGGGTCTGGTGATCCTGGGCGCTTTCTTTTACTTTGGTCTTAACCGCGCTACCAGCAACCTGAATCCGTTCGGCGGCGCGTCGATCAACAATCCGCTCGCCGCCGCGCCCACGACGATCTCGGTCGATCGTCCGGCGGTGATCCAGCAGATTCGGGCGCTCAACCGGCTGGAGACGACGACGGCCTCGATCGAAAAGGTGATTACGGCGGAGCAGGGCGGCAGCGCCTTCTATAACTTTTTTCGAGGCGATAAGCTGCTGCTGGTGGCGCACGGCGACGTCATCGCCGGTTTCGATCTGTCGAAGATGCGGCCTGAAGATGTCGTCGTGAGCGAGGACGGCAAGAGCGCGACGGTCGCGCTGCCGCCGCCTGAGATTCTGGTCAGCCGCCTGGATAATGAGAAGACCTATGTATACGATCGCGAGACGGGGATTTTCAACCAGGGCAATCCCGGTCTCGAAAGCGAGGCGCGCCGGGTAGCGGAGCAGCAGATCTTGCAGGCCGCCTGTGAAGATAATATCCTCAAGCGCGCCGCCGACGAAGGCAAGCGCAGCATCGAGAATTTAGTCAAGGCGTTTGGCATTGACACCGTGGTGGTGACTGTGCCTGAGGGACAATGTACGCTGCCGTCGGGTGGTGCATAACTTGCATGAATTCAACGGCGTAGGACCTTGCTCTGCTGCGCGGATGTTGACTAAGGATAGAAAACGATGATCGAACTCACCTACGACCGTGATGCACGGATGCTGTACTGCTATTTCGCCGACATCGAAGAGGGCGAGGATGCATCACAGATCGATATCGACGGTCGGTTTCTGGTGGACGCGGGCCGACAGCTGGTTGGCTTTCAATTTGAAACCGCAGGCGTGCTGCTGTCGGAGGCGCTGCGCTTCGCCGTGGGACACGAGCAGGTCGATTACGATCGCGAGACGGGCGTGCTCACCATCTGGTTCAAGCGCGAGCCGACGCCTGAGCAGGTCGAGTTTCCGTTTCCGGCGATCTTCGACCTGGATCGCAATAGCCGCGTGCTGGGCGTGGAAGTCTTCGCCGAGCCGGAGTTTGAGCTGGGCGCGCGCCTGGAGCACGCCGAGCCGCTGATCGTGGAGGTCTTCGGCGGCGACGATGAGGACGAGGACGAGGCGGGGCCGATGGTCCAGCCGGAGGCCGATCTCGCAGCCGCCGCGCCCGACGGCGGCACTGCCACGCCGGTCGAGGAGCTTGCCGCGCCTGCCGCGCCCGACACGACCGCAGCGATCCTATCCGATGAGGTCGTCCACTCCGGCTTCGTCGCGCTGCTGGGCAAGCCCAACGTCGGCAAGTCCACGCTGCTGAACGCCTACCTGGGCCGGAAAGTCTCGATCGTCTCGCCCAAGCCACAGACGACGCGGCTGCCGGTGCGCGGCATTCTCAACCGCGACGATGCGCAGGTGATCTTTGTGGACACGCCGGGCCTGCACACGCCGCGCTCCGGGCTGGGCGAGTTCATGGTGCAGGCTGCGCGCCGCGCTATCCCCGACTCCGACGTGCTGTGCTTCGTGGTCGACGCATCCGAGCCGCCGTCGAATCTGGACCGTGAGATCGCCGAGGCGATCAAACGCTCGCGCAAACCGGCGATCCTCGTGCTGAACAAGATCGACGTCGCGCGCAAAGCCGATGTCTTTTTGCAGCAGTACCGCGAGCTAGGCCCGTGGGAGCAGGAGGTCGCGGTGTCGGCCAAGACGACCGACGGCCTGCCCACGCTGCTGGACGAGATCGTGCGGCGGCTGCCGCAGGGTCCGCGCCTCTTCCCGGCGGAGCAAGTCACCGACATCTCGGAGCGCGAGCAGGTGGCCGAGCTGGTACGCGAGAAAGTGCTGCTGAACACCTCCGAGGAAGTGCCGCACGGCGTCGCGGTCGAGATCGAAGAGTGGGCCGAGCGCGGCGAGCGACTGTATATCCGCGCGACCGTCAACGTCGAGCGCGAGTCGCATAAAGCGATTGTGATCGGCGAGGGCGGCAAGATGCTCAAGAAGATTGGCGCGGCGGCGCGCTACGAGATCGAGCGGCTGCTTCAGCGGCAGGTCTATCTGGATCTGTGGATCAAGGTGCGCAAAGATTGGCGGCGCGATCCCTCCAGTCTGCGCTGGCTGGGCTACGACATCAAAAAGCTGAAATAGGTGCTTGTCGTGCCCGGCAAGCTCTGGTATGCTAGACAAGAATCGGGGAGCAAGCAAAGAACAAAGGGCCGGGGCTGGAG
This is a stretch of genomic DNA from Herpetosiphonaceae bacterium. It encodes these proteins:
- a CDS encoding cupin domain-containing protein codes for the protein MQPTFAQAQIVRGSSLSLEEAVMELLPPTGSVEVQRDTPGREHPTHTHPTDETLLIIKGQITFTVGDRSEQCGPGDRLLLPKGTLHSSVAGPEGCLYIIALH
- a CDS encoding YqcI/YcgG family protein; this translates as MAEAPVTSVHSDATALGLIVSAEEIRQGIVDSKLPPWAQDTFHAFQNDLLSTERLFPCIFGVEALKQDNLRFVFLEDPYHDESLYTLKNSLVEYTGIYRSLSRMTSLVALFKPQAAIKPIEEYRQDFWHVIQFLHEHDPALWPVDIPIDTQEALWEFCFNGDPMFVVCNTPAHTQRRSRSSKGFMITFQPRWVFEGLGNTPKGEKARRSIRERIVKYDTITPYPGLGAYGDPNNNEWKQYFLPDDNSTEFTECPFKH
- a CDS encoding DUF4230 domain-containing protein, which encodes MYYDDDTPSGAGCFSGAAILALGLVILGAFFYFGLNRATSNLNPFGGASINNPLAAAPTTISVDRPAVIQQIRALNRLETTTASIEKVITAEQGGSAFYNFFRGDKLLLVAHGDVIAGFDLSKMRPEDVVVSEDGKSATVALPPPEILVSRLDNEKTYVYDRETGIFNQGNPGLESEARRVAEQQILQAACEDNILKRAADEGKRSIENLVKAFGIDTVVVTVPEGQCTLPSGGA
- the era gene encoding GTPase Era, with the translated sequence MIELTYDRDARMLYCYFADIEEGEDASQIDIDGRFLVDAGRQLVGFQFETAGVLLSEALRFAVGHEQVDYDRETGVLTIWFKREPTPEQVEFPFPAIFDLDRNSRVLGVEVFAEPEFELGARLEHAEPLIVEVFGGDDEDEDEAGPMVQPEADLAAAAPDGGTATPVEELAAPAAPDTTAAILSDEVVHSGFVALLGKPNVGKSTLLNAYLGRKVSIVSPKPQTTRLPVRGILNRDDAQVIFVDTPGLHTPRSGLGEFMVQAARRAIPDSDVLCFVVDASEPPSNLDREIAEAIKRSRKPAILVLNKIDVARKADVFLQQYRELGPWEQEVAVSAKTTDGLPTLLDEIVRRLPQGPRLFPAEQVTDISEREQVAELVREKVLLNTSEEVPHGVAVEIEEWAERGERLYIRATVNVERESHKAIVIGEGGKMLKKIGAAARYEIERLLQRQVYLDLWIKVRKDWRRDPSSLRWLGYDIKKLK